The following proteins are co-located in the Saccharomycodes ludwigii strain NBRC 1722 chromosome V, whole genome shotgun sequence genome:
- a CDS encoding NAD(P)/FAD-dependent oxidoreductase (similar to Saccharomyces cerevisiae YMR020W | FMS1 | Fenpropimorph-resistance Multicopy Suppressor), with translation MTDSTIETKIVIIGCGIAGLKAAQELYQQKFCQDVVETAPQVLILEARDRIGGRLYTVDGLNDRYDIGAAWHHDILRNPLFQEEHELKKKNLTASKYIFDDDYGIIFDEMGTKLNHDKDLKLEVVQNELEKFVELEYFSELEYPNTSYFKMVQKYLFRYKDFLTDAQIKYLNGSARCIELWHGTNWKKLSGKYAQMDHQGRNAMCLFYKDVVDRMATEFPLDWIKLHSQVCQIKALKDKQERISNRNRNLEILTKDTKNGKITKVLCDYVIVTIPQSVLEQSLYDVPAPGRIEFIPKLNQDIYDSFQNIHYGALGKIIFEFDSAWESKHTRFYYTGAINNNIIDAVRNGQAFNGEYLNKIDSLTTPTYNNTITEQLDPQNYPLLFVNYMGITGKPSLVMLMQDPLTSYIEKLNAQDEKATICNIFKPILLNLFKHLGYAHANNHNGSIYSEILPGLKNIIVSNWTIDPYSLGSFTACYPDDDPIELSLSLERGQSMRIRFAGEHTIMDGAGCVYGAFESGKREAQYILNNYF, from the coding sequence ATGACTGACAGTACCatagaaacaaaaattgttattatagGGTGCGGTATAGCCGGTTTGAAAGCTGCTCAAGAGTTATaccaacaaaaattttgtCAAGATGTAGTAGAAACAGCACCACAGGTCCTTATTTTGGAGGCTAGAGATAGAATTGGTGGTAGGCTATATACCGTAGATGGTTTAAACGATAGGTACGATATAGGTGCAGCATGGCATCATGATATATTAAGGAATCCATTGTTTCAGGAGGAACAcgaattaaagaaaaaaaatctaacaGCTTCAAAATACAtatttgatgatgattatgggattatttttgatgaaaTGGGGACTAAATTAAACCACGACAAGGACTTAAAATTAGAAGTTGTTCAGAatgaattggaaaaatttgTAGAATTGGAATATTTCAGTGAACTGGAATACCCAAACACTTCATATTTCAAAATGGTCCAAAAGTATTTGTTTAGGTACAAGGATTTTTTAACTGATGCtcaaatcaaatatttaaacGGTTCAGCCAGATGTATTGAGTTATGGCATGGTAccaattggaaaaaattgagTGGAAAGTATGCACAGATGGATCATCAAGGAAGAAATGCAATGTGCTTGTTTTATAAAGACGTTGTTGATAGAATGGCCACTGAATTTCCCTTGGATTGGATAAAATTACATTCACAGGTGTGTCAAATAAAAgctttaaaagataaacaagaaagaataagtaatagaaatagaaaCTTGGAAATTTTAACCAAAGATACCAAAAACGGTAAGATTACAAAAGTTTTGTGCGATTATGTTATTGTTACAATTCCCCAAAGTGTATTAGAACAATCATTGTATGATGTGCCCGCACCCGGAAGAATCGAATTCATACCCAAACTAAACCAGGATATTTATGATTCATTCCAAAACATACATTATGGCGCGCTAGGTAAAATCATATTTGAGTTTGATTCTGCTTGGGAGTCGAAACATACACGATTCTACTACACTGGtgcaataaataataatattatagatGCTGTCAGGAATGGCCAAGCTTTTAATGGCGAGTACTTAAACAAAATCGACTCTTTAACAACACCTACATACAATAACACTATCACCGAGCAGTTAGACCCACAAAACTATCCGCTTTTGTTTGTAAATTATATGGGCATTACTGGCAAACCGTCTTTAGTCATGTTGATGCAAGATCCATTAACTTCTTATATTGAAAAGCTGAATGCACAGGATGAAAAGGCTACAATATGTAACATTTTCAAAccaattttattgaatttgtTTAAACACTTAGGTTATGCACATGctaataatcataatgGGAGCATCTATAGTGAGATATTACCaggtttaaaaaatattattgttagtaaCTGGACGATTGATCCTTATTCTTTAGGCTCATTTACCGCATGTTATCCCGACGATGATCCAATTGAATTATCCTTAAGCTTGGAAAGAGGGCAGAGCATGAGAATCAGATTTGCTGGTGAACACACTATAATGGACGGTGCTGGTTGTGTATATGGAGCTTTTGAATCTGGAAAAAGGGAAGcccaatatattttaaataattatttttag
- a CDS encoding flavin monoamine oxidase family protein (similar to Saccharomyces cerevisiae YMR020W | FMS1 | Fenpropimorph-resistance Multicopy Suppressor) translates to MSTKENTTYDVVIIGSGISGIKAASHLFNNGITNIKVLEARDRVGGRLHSVPGLNHDRYDLGASWHHDLLINPLFKEELQLKKTGLNTPFVYEDDLPAIFNNDGERLDDNSKYRLEPILDELSTFIEIKNENVEQNGNAKDTSLYSSVIDYLGKYKETLTDKQIEYVYGTARFAELWHGISWKKISSLESVGGHYGRNALIDGHKGIVDRIVSLEFPIKTFYTDEICELDVQVTKIKKTQSEKKLIKIEYLQKNKVKKGIKAKYCIVTVPLSLLKASVNASEHNDKGTIKFEPPFNFNLTSALNKIHYGALGKVFFEFDKCSWSTEKSRVLYIGNTSLRTVEKIKSNKIGDKDSQIESVQNSLDHPFFFVNLARNLGVPTILMLTSQPVTNHMESFRNDVTKLYNYFKPVLENLFKALGAEKPPVYCPDATSVADDGVSVLKNVITTSWTLDPYARGAYTVSNPGDDLENFVKTITLGHEKTIRFAGEHTMVEGNGCAWAAWASGIREADFVINDLNKPLGKL, encoded by the coding sequence aTGTCAACTAAAGAAAATACTACATACGATGtcgttattattggttCTGGGATTTCCGGGATCAAAGCCGCTTCTCATTTATTTAACAACGGAATCACAAATATTAAAGTGCTAGAAGCTAGAGACAGAGTGGGTGGAAGATTACACTCTGTTCCTGGTTTAAATCATGACAGATATGATTTAGGTGCTTCATGGCATCACGATTTATTAATCAATCCATTGTTTAAAGAAGAATTACagctaaaaaaaactggATTAAATACACCATTTGTTTATGAAGATGACTTACCAGCAATTTTTAACAACGATGGTGAAAGATTAGATGATAATTCTAAATACAGGTTAGAACCTATATTGGATGAATTATCAacttttattgaaattaaaaatgaaaatgttgAACAAAATGGAAATGCCAAAGATACTTCCTTGTACAGCTCTGTTATTGATTATTTAGGCAAATACAAGGAAACCTTGACTGATAAACAAATTGAATACGTATATGGTACTGCTAGATTTGCTGAATTGTGGCACGGTATTagttggaaaaaaatttccaGTCTAGAAAGCGTAGGTGGCCATTATGGTAGAAATGCCTTGATTGATGGACATAAGGGGATAGTCGATAGAATCGTTAGCTTGGAATTCCCAATAAAGACATTTTATACTGATGAAATATGTGAACTGGATGTTCAAGTCaccaaaattaaaaaaacacagtctgaaaaaaaactcaTAAAAATTGAGTATTTGCAGAAAAACAAGGTTAAGAAGGGAATAAAGGCCAAGTATTGTATTGTGACTGTTCCATTAAGTTTGTTGAAAGCTTCTGTCAACGCATCTGAGCACAATGACAAGGGAACCATAAAATTTGAACCCCCatttaactttaatttAACAAGCgctttgaataaaattcaTTATGGTGCTTTAGGTAAAgtcttttttgaatttgatAAATGTTCCTGGAGTACAGAAAAGAGTAGAGTTTTATACATCGGTAATACTAGTTTGAGAActgttgaaaaaattaaaagcaaTAAAATCGGTGATAAGGATTCACAAATCGAGAGTGTCCAAAATAGTTTGGACCATCCATTTTTCTTCGTTAATTTAGCTAGAAATTTAGGTGTCCCAACGATTTTGATGTTAACTTCACAACCAGTAACCAATCACATGGAAAGCTTTAGAAACGATGTTACAAAATTGtacaattattttaaaccTGTATTGGAAAATTTATTCAAAGCTTTGGGTGCAGAAAAACCTCCGGTTTATTGTCCCGATGCTACAAGTGTTGCTGATGACGGTGTATCCGTTTTGAAAAACGTTATTACAACTTCTTGGACCTTAGATCCTTATGCTAGAGGTGCATACACAGTTTCTAATCCCGGTGACgatttagaaaattttgTAAAGACCATTACTTTAGGTCATGAAAAAACCATTAGATTTGCTGGGGAACACACAATGGTTGAAGGTAACGGATGTGCATGGGCAGCCTGGGCTAGTGGTATTAGGGAGGCagattttgttattaatgatttaaataagCCTTTGGGCAAATTGTAA